A single Vanacampus margaritifer isolate UIUO_Vmar chromosome 7, RoL_Vmar_1.0, whole genome shotgun sequence DNA region contains:
- the LOC144054644 gene encoding uncharacterized protein LOC144054644 isoform X5 encodes MDSVDWENASHCQQSDLNSLYPRNINDMGVNDIPRRFYRSVEDFDGEPLQAEVDPELARKMNVLRDIEDQILNKKVAILKKTIRMFKKKPTPDSQGSTLRDRVTAILQQRHSSSFLSKYKIDGSPTESGDSPSHCTELMEDHPLKLRVKALMRHRFFDPSGFTSMKQAPNHEMATPPVTPTVRPPVAPPVALPPPTPTVRPPVAPPVALHPPTPTVRPTVRPTVRPPVAPPVTLPPPTPTVRPPVAPPVALPPPSASVSSQIQEDNVANKGFERFLNLLNKGVDMELLNRIVNDDSEDLHLGGQSFNSQHSDVRDDLYAPIRREKLQCNSGPQIAENAENGGERTELSTSKQEPMEIRSLSDDNKNNKDIQDHTSGSSSGSKAPLTKEVTNKEEKETMEVDEPHKQLQHILNTLGLNLEIDDFSKLTHRTQERLYGKRNEGTPETLSTTEQPNPVTTSGSCKRDRKSSSSSSSSSSSSSSSSSRSCRHSPSSRQLSHSRDSQGCNKKHSLFASGGSRKSREKLLHSYIRQDGTQAQREKLSPLCISQDDTQLWKTIGNNIDIDIVDTVRYVQSHCDPATLFACPDYSLPHSSHHDSFDSGDNFSWTSTPGASTTQYYPISSHYSIKRHHRKSESLRQSSLKEVFIESDELSLSEGQLGSISRPSYLHEVKRKKQQMTRVQFERAKGKRPQLIEEHNKHVQIVRAHQTSEIPFEAKQTKASEKMVAPTHGQKGNAKKKQTPTEEEIKANLRNKLEAFNQMTKNKSHHTQPNPYSDTKGRHWQGSKKY; translated from the exons ATGGATTCGGTTGATTGGGAAAACGCTTCACACTGTCAGCAGAGTgatctgaattcactttaccCGAGAAACATTAATGATATGGGAGTGAACGACATACCTCGTAGGTTTTACAGAAGTGTCGAAGACTTTGATGGGGAGCCTCTGCAAGCGGAAGTTGATCCGGAGTTGGCCAGAAAAATGAATGTGCTTCGAGATATAGAAGACCAAATATTAAACAAGAAAGTTGCCATTCTTAAAAAGACAATTAGAATGTTCAAGAAGAAACCAACACCAGACTCCCAAGGTTCAACTCTCAGAGACAGGGTGACAGCAATTTTGCAGCAGCGACATTCTTCCAGCTTTCTGTCCAAG TACAAGATAGATGGGTCACCTACTGAGAGTGGTGACTCTCCAAGCCATTGCACAGAGCTGATGGAAGACCATCCCCTGAAGCTCAGAGTCAAAGCATTAATGAGGCATAGATTCTTTGACCCCAGTGGATTTACCTCAATGAAACAG GCCCCCAATCATGAAATGGCCACGCCACCTGTTA CACCAACTGTTAGACCACCTGTAGCCCCACCTGTTGCCCTACCTCCTCCTACACCAACTGTTAGACCACCTGTAGCCCCACCTGTTGCCCTACATCCTCCTACACCAACTGTTAGACCAACTGTTAGACCAACTGTTAGACCACCTGTAGCCCCACCTGTTACCCTACCTCCTCCTACACCAACTGTTAGACCACCTGTAGCCCCACCTGTTGCCCTACCTCCTCCCAGTGCAAGTGTTAGTTCACAAATCCAGGAAGACAATGTCGCCAATAAAGGCTTTGAGCGCTTTCTTAACTTGCTCAACAAGGGAGTTGACATGGAACTGCTCAATAGGATCGTCAATGATGACAGCGAAGATCTTCACTTAGGAGGTCAGTCCTTCAACAGCCAGCACTCTGATGTGAGGGATGATTTATATGCGCCTATTAGGAGAGAGAAACTTCAATGCAACAGTGGACCCCAGATAGCAGAGAATGCAGAGAATGGTGGGGAGAGGACAGAGCTTTCCACTAGCAAACAGGAGCCCATGGAGATACGCTCACTGTCAGATgacaacaagaacaacaaagaCATACAAGACCACACTTCAGGCTCCAGTAGTGGCTCTAAGGCTCCCCTGACAAAGGAGGTTAccaacaaagaagaaaaagaaacgaTGGAGGTCGATGAGCCGCATAAACAGCTCCAACACATTCTCAACACTTTGGGCTTGAACCTGGAAATAGATGACTTCAGTAAACTAACACACCGGACTCAAGAGAGGCTGTATGGGAAAAGGAATGAAGGAACGCCTGAAACTCTCAGCACAACGGAGCAGCCGAATCCAGTGACTACAAGTGGATCCTGCAAACGTGACAGGaaatcctcttcctcttcttcttcctcttcctcctcctcatcatcatcatcatccagaAGCTGTAGGCACAGTCCCTCTTCCAGGCAGCTCTCCCACAGCAGAGACTCTCAGGGttgtaacaaaaaacattcattgtTTGCGAGCGGTGGCTCAAGAAAGAGCAGAGAGAAATTGTTACATTCATATATAAGACAAGATGGCACACAAGCACAGAGAGAGAAATTGTCACCTTTATGTATAAGCCAAGATGACACACAATTATGGAAGACTATTGGCAATAACATAGATATCGACATCGTGGATACAGTCCGTTATGTTCAGTCCCATTGTGATCCTGCTACTTTGTTTGCTTGCCCAGATTACAGTTTGCCTCATTCCTCTCACCATGATTCCTTCGACAGTGGTGACAATTTTTCTTGGACAAGCACTCCGGGTGCCAGTACCACACAATATTATCCCATTAGTTCTCATTACTCAATAAAACGCCACCACAGAAAATCAGAAAGTCTGCGGCAAAGCTCCCTTAAAGAAGTTTTCATTGAGAGTGATGAGCTGTCTTTGAGTGAAGGTCAGTTGGGCTCAATCTCTCGCCCGAGTTACCTGCATGAGGTCAAAAGGAAGAAGCAACAAATGACTCGAGTGCAGTTCGAGAGAGCGAAAGGCAAAAGGCCACAACTGATAGAGGAACACAATAAACATGTACAAATTGTTAGGGCTCATCAGACAAGTGAGATTCCCTTTGAAGCAAAACAGACTAAAGCCTCGGAGAAGATGGTGGCGCCTACTCATGGTCAGAAGGGCAacgcaaagaaaaaacaaacaccaacaGAGGAGGAAATTAAGGCAAACTTGAGAAACAAG